A window of the Cannabis sativa cultivar Pink pepper isolate KNU-18-1 chromosome X, ASM2916894v1, whole genome shotgun sequence genome harbors these coding sequences:
- the LOC115697356 gene encoding uncharacterized protein LOC115697356, whose translation MDPQTFIRLSIDSLGLRIPRTALNSTKSDIHAFSSPCSCEIRLQGFPVQTTSVPLISSPQTTPDPHSIASSFYLEKSDLKALLAPGCFYSTHACLEIAVFTGRKGTHCGVTIKRQQLGTFKLEVAPEWGEGKPVILFNGWIGLGKNKTDTGKPGAELHLRVKVDPDPRYVFQFEDATRLSPQINQLQGSIKQPIFSCKFSRDRVGQTDPLSNYWSGSSDNNTDPECERRERKGWKVKIHDLSGSAVAAAFMTTPFVPSTGCDWVAKSNPGAWLIVRPDACRPESWQPWGKLEAWRERGMRDSVCCRFRLMSEGHQEAGELLMSEIYINAERGGEFFIDTDRQALATAATPIPSPQSSGDFAGLSPVVGGFVMRCKVQGEGKTSKPLVQLAMRHVTCVEDAAIFMALAAAVDLSIEACRPFRRKIKRGSCYSL comes from the exons ATGGATCCTCAGACTTTTATTAGGTTGTCAATAGATTCACTGGGACTAAGGATTCCAAGAACAGCTTTGAACTCCACTAAGTCTGATATTCACGCGTTCTCTTCCCCGTGTTCATGTGAAATTCGTCTTCAAGGTTTCCCGGTGCAGACTACTTCTGTTCCTTTAATATCTTCTCCTCAAACCACACCTGATCCTCATAGCATTGCCTCAAGCTTTTATCTCGAAAAATCTGATCTGAAAGCTTTATTAGCACCTGGCTGCTTCTATAGCACACATGCTTGCCTGGAAATAGCTGTTTTCACGGGGAGGAAGGGAACCCATTGTGGGGTCACCATCAAAAGGCAGCAACTTGGGACTTTTAAGCTTGAGGTTGCTCCTGAATGGGGTGAAGGGAAGCCAGTGATTCTTTTCAATGGTTGGATAGGTCTTGGAAAAAACAAGACAGACACCGGAAAACCAGGTGCAGAGCTTCATTTAAGAGTCAAAGTAGATCCTGATCCTAGATACGTGTTCCAGTTTGAAGATGCAACCAGACTGAGTCCTCAAATAAATCAGCTTCAAGGCTCTATCAAGCAGCCAATCTTTAGTTGCAAATTTAGCCGAGACAG GGTGGGCCAGACAGACCCTCTGAGCAACTACTGGTCAGGTTCTAGTGACAATAATACCGATCCTGAGTGCgagagaagagagaggaagGGATGGAAGGTGAAGATACATGATCTTTCTGGCTCAGCTGTTGCCGCAGCGTTCATGACAACTCCGTTTGTGCCTTCCACAGGTTGTGATTGGGTTGCCAAGTCCAACCCAGGAGCTTGGTTGATTGTTCGGCCTGATGCTTGCAGGCCAGAGAGCTGGCAGCCATGGGGTAAACTCGAAGCTTGGCGTGAACGTGGTATGAGGGACTCCGTTTGCTGTAGATTTCGTCTCATGTCTGAAGGTCATCAGGAGGCAGGGGAGCTTCTCATGTCTGAGATTTATATCAATGCTGAAAGGGGAGGGGAGTTTTTCATAGACACGGATAGGCAGGCGCTTGCAACGGCAGCAACTCCAATCCCAAGCCCGCAAAGCAGCGGAGACTTTGCAGGACTCAGCCCAGTTGTTGGAGGCTTTGTCATGAGATGTAAGGTGCAAGGAGAGGGAAAGACTAGCAAACCATTGGTACAGCTTGCCATGCGTCATGTAACATGTGTTGAGGATGCTGCAATCTTTATGGCTCTTGCAGCTGCAGTTGATCTCAGTATCGAGGCATGCCGCCCCTTCCGTCGGAAGATAAAGAGAGGGTCATGTTACTCTTTGTGA
- the LOC115697350 gene encoding uncharacterized protein LOC115697350 isoform X2, with amino-acid sequence MVDDNFSQWRQPMVQQAISQIVITSSSSLYRTLLHACAGYLSSFSQSHSKAASVLIDLCCSVLAPWMAQVIAKVDLTVELLEDLLGTIQDKHSLARARAALKYIVLAISGHMDDILGKYKEVKHKILFLVEMLEPFIDPAIASFKSTISFGHLSSTYPEKQESNCVIALNVIRTAVQKPAVLPSLESEWRRGSVAPSVLLAILEPRMQLPPEIDLRASILKPSELESSSGLSNPSNPCLGVVCLKSNNQDELDGKTGVADSATKMDVFEDVNILFAPIELRSISLTNVYNDFNESTDSNLGGASSEPKLVAEKIFPKQSHVDLIIDTGFNAEYFNLQEDYFQLINYQDCELRASEFQRLALDLHSQDKITMESHHAAIDALLLAAECYVNPFFMMSFKNGPKLKNQINIKETRALKEHDFERKVSGKSRTDLETIALLEKKRDKIVLQILLKAAELDRKFQEKMSGGDDVSCYVDISDEQVVNLSLLDTQAVDAITLVRQNQSLLCNFLIERLRREHHSLHEILLQSLVFLLHSATKLYCSAEHVIDIILRSAECLNGMLTSLYYQLKEGKPNLEPETIHGIQRRWILLQRLVVASSSGEEGAEFAINKNNGFSYTNLIPPSAWTNRISSFSRCTSPLVRFLGWMAISRNAREYIQDRIFLASDLQQLTDLLSIFADELAVVDNFINHGYENVKLEEFCSQRHEYKSFHSFHVLYPDLYKFFPNMKNQFGGFGETILEAVGSQLRSLPSTAMPDILCWFSELCLWPFYHVDQMASESNYDCLKGYIAKNAKVVVLYVLEAIITEHMEAMVPEIPRVVQVLLSLSRASYCDVSFIDSVLCLLKPIISYSLSKVSDEERLLHEDSCLNFESLCFDELFNNIKSDRNQDRTTEDPFTRGLTIFILASIFPDLSIRRRREMLHSLLSWANFTAFEPTSSFYDYLVAFQNVMKSCKLLLVQMLQLFGAIPLQSSTGGLLGNNLDSHLGFLSDVYQNEFNEGPIKLEDSSDAGNVNQKVLNLSTEEIEEFSKDLEVLIIKLNPTIDSCWNLHHQLAKKLTITSAECFMYSRCLSSVAQKADNMQDIDSETSSTSKSADQFLVHWRVGLEGISETILTLQEKGCWEVASVMLDCLLRVPHCFVLSDVIGFICSAIKNNSCSAPKIALRLQTDKWLSTLLARDLHAVNECEASLVNLFCTLLGHAEPEQRFIALQLLGKLVGQDMNGRTHLQDFRFCNSLSPGLVMSIPESAITYMVSSTWDHVIVVASSDVSLHLRNCAMALLVQYLPFAPRHQLQSFLAAADSVHGLGKLGQPTCEGPLLRLSLALIAGACLYSSPEDISLIPQNVWRDIETLGLSKSEKTRIGDLEKRACQILCRLKNDEVEAKEALKEVLSTSSSKQLNPDFLSTREAILQVMANLTSVKSYFDFFSNKVDQEEMEMEEAEIELDFLKKEQALQKSSSNSKEECQIPSLTSTVKIDSRLQQIKESICSLEKSKLREDVAVRRQKKLLMRHTRQKYLEEAAVQEAELLQELDRERAAEAEKEIERQRLLELERAKTRELRHNLDMEKERQTQRELQRELEQVESGVRSSRREFSSYAQSGRPRERYRERDNGRAGNEGSTRTSTSGSLQLDSSSMVSMPTVVLSGSRQFSGQLPTILQSRDRLDECGSSYEENIDGSKDSGDTGSVGDPDLDGQVGGFGSQRHGSRGSKSRQVVERREQRDGRREGKWERKH; translated from the exons ATGGTTGATGATAATTTTTCTCAATGGAGACAGCCTATGGTACAACAAGCCATATCTCAG ATCGTAATAACTTCGTCGTCATCATTATACCGTACGCTACTCCATGCCTGTGCTGGCTACTTATCATCATTTTCTCAATCCCAT AGCAAGGCTGCTAGTGTCCTGATTGACCTGTGCTGTAGTGTTCTAGCGCCTTGGATGGCTCAAGTGATTGCAAAG GTTGATCTAACTGTGGAGCTTCTAGAGGATCTTTTGGGTACAATCCAG GATAAACATTCCCTGGCTCGTGCTCGTGCTGCTTTAAAATATATTGTGCTGGCTATTTCTGGTCATATGGACGACATTCTGGGGAAGTATAAG GAAGTCAAGCATAAAATTCTCTTTCTTGTGGAGATGCTAGAGCCATTTATTGATCCGGCCATTGCTTCATTCAAGAGCACAATATCCTTTGGACATCTCTCTTCTACTTATCCTGAAAAACAAGAAAGCAATTGTGTGATTGCTCTCAATGTGATTCGTACAGCAGTACAAAAGCCGGCAGTTTTACCCTCTTTGGAATCTGAATGGAGGCGTGGCTCAGTTGCTCCTAG TGTTCTTCTGGCTATATTGGAACCTCGCATGCAATTACCTCCTGAAATAGACCTTCGAGCTTCTATTTTGAAGCCCTCAGAACTTGAATCTTCAAGTGGTTTATCCAATCCCAGTAATCCTTGCCTTGGGGTAGTTTGTTTAAAATCAAACAACCAAGATGAACTTGATGGCAAAACAGGTGTCGCTGATAGTGCTACTAAAATGGATGTTTTTGAAGATGTCAATATTCTTTTTGCTCCAATAGAACTACGTAGCATCTCACTTACAAATGTATATAATGATTTTAATGAAAGTACTGACTCTAACCTCGGAGGTGCCAGTTCAGAACCAAAGCTGGTGGCTGAAAAAATCTTTCCCAAGCAGTCTCATGTTGACTTGATAATAGATACAGGTTTTAATGCCGAATACTTCAACTTACAGGAAGATTACTTTCAACTTATAAACTATCAAGATTGTGAGCTTAGAGCATCTGAGTTTCAGCGTTTGGCCTTAGATTTGCATTCCCAAGATAAGATTACAATGGAGAGCCATCATGCAGCAATAGATGCTTTGCTCTTGGCTGCTGAATGCTATGTCAACCCCTTTTTTATGATGTCCTTCAAAAATGGTCCGAAGTTAAAGAACCAGATCAACATCAAAGAGACTAGGGCTCTCAAAGAACACGATTTTGAGAGAAAAGTCTCTGGAAAGTCTAGAACTGACTTAGAAACCATAGCTCTactagaaaagaaaagagataaaATTGTTCTCCAAATTTTGCTCAAGGCTGCTGAATTAGACAGGAAATTTCAGGAAAAGATGTCTGGTGGCGATGATGTTTCGTGTTATGTTGATATATCTGATGAACAAGTTGTGAACTTGTCTTTACTTGATACACAGGCTGTGGATGCCATCACATTGGTTCGacaaaatcaatctctgttGTGCAACTTTTTAATTGAAAGGTTGAGAAGAGAACATCACTCATTGCATGAAATTCTCTTGCAGAGTCTTGTTTTTTTGTTGCACTCGGCCACAAAGCTATATTGCAGTGCTGAACATGTGATTGATATTATATTACGATCTGCTGAGTGCTTAAATGGGATGTTAACTTCCCTTTATTACCAATTAAAAGAAGGAAAACCTAATCTGGAGCCAGAAACAATACATGGGATACAACGTCGATGGATACTCCTTCAGAGATTGGTAGTGGCTTCAAGCAGTGGTGAAGAAGGGGCAGAATTTGCTATCAATAAGAACAATGGTTTCAGCTATACAAATCTGATTCCTCCTTCAGCCTGGACAAATAGAATCTCTTCATTTTCTAGATGCACATCTCCTCTAGTTCGGTTTCTTGGCTGGATGGCAATATCTCGTAATGCAAGAGAGTATATACAGGACCGAATTTTCCTTGCTTCTGATCTGCAACAGCTGACAGATTTGTTATCTATATTTGCTGATGAGCTTGCTGTAGTGGATAATTTTATCAACCATGGATACGAAAATGTGAAGTTAGAAGAATTTTGCAGCCAACGACATGAATACAAGTCTTTTCATTCTTTCCATGTTCTTTACCCTGATCTATATAAGTTCTTTCCGAATATGAAAAACCAATTTGGAGGTTTTGGGGAAACCATTTTGGAGGCTGTTGGGTCGCAATTGAGATCCCTTCCTTCCACTGCCATGCCAGATATTTTATGTTGGTTCTCTGAGTTGTGCTTGTGGCCATTTTATCATGTGGATCAAATGGCGTCAGAAAGCAATTATGATTGTTTGAAAGGTTACATTGCAAAGAATGCTAAGGTGGTTGTCCTTTATGTACTAGAAGCCATCATAACTGAGCACATGGAGGCTATGGTGCCTGAGATCCCTAGAGTAGTGCAAGTGCTTCTGTCTCTTTCTAGAGCTTCATATTGTGACGTTTCATTTATCGACTCTGTTTTGTGTTTGTTGAAGCCAATCATTTCATATTCCTTAAGTAAGGTGTCTGATGAGGAAAGACTATTACATGAAGACTCGTGtcttaattttgaatcattgtGTTTTGATGAACTTTTCAATAACATTAAATCTGATAGAAATCAGGACAGAACTACCGAGGATCCATTTACCAGAGGATTGACAATTTTCATTTTGGCTTCTATTTTTCCTGATTTGTCTATTCGACGTAGAAGGGAGATGTTGCACTCCTTGCTGTCCTGGGCTAACTTTACTGCGTTCGAACCAACAAGTTCTTTCTATGATTATCTTGTCGCATTCCAGAATGTTATGAAAAGTTGCAAACTTCTGTTAGTTCAGATGTTACAGTTATTTGGTGCTATTCCACTTCAGTCATCAACTGGTGGACTCCTAGGTAACAACTTGGATTCACATTTAGGGTTTTTAAGTGATGTCTACCAAAACGAATTTAACGAAGGCCCTATTAAGTTGGAGGATAGCAGTGACGCTGGTAATGTAAATCAGAAAGTTCTCAATTTGTCCACAGAGGAAATTGAAGAATTTTCTAAAGACTTAGAGGTTCTCATTATTAAACTTAACCCAACAATTGATTCATGTTGGAATCTTCATCATCAACTGGCTAAGAAGCTTACAATTACATCAGCAGAATGTTTCATGTACTCAAGGTGTTTGTCATCAGTTGCACAGAAAGCTGATAATATGCAAGACATTGACAGTGAAACCTCTAGCACATCCAAGTCAGCTGACCAATTCCTTGTTCATTGGAGGGTTGGTCTTGAAGGAATTTCTGAAACTATTCTGACCCTTCAAGAAAAAGGTTGCTGGGAAGTTGCTTCTGTGATGCTTGATTGTCTACTCAGAGTACCCCACTGTTTTGTGCTGAGTGATGTCATTGGTTTTATTTGCTCtgccataaaaaataattcatgcAGTGCGCCAAAAATTGCTTTGCGTTTGCAGACGGATAAATGGCTATCGACCTTACTGGCTAGAGATCTCCATGCCGTTAATGAATGTGAGGCTTCTCTGGTTAATTTGTTCTGTACACTGTTGGGTCATGCTGAGCCTGAACAACGATTCATAGCACTTCAGCTTTTAGGAAAACTTGTTGGCCAAGATATGAATGGAAGAACTCACCTGCAAGATTTTAGGTTTTGCAATAGTCTTTCCCCTGGCCTGGTCATGTCTATTCCCGAATCTGCAATTACTTATATGGTATCAAGTACATGGGATCATGTTATCGTGGTGGCATCATCAGACGTGTCTTTACATCTGAGGAACTGTGCAATGGCCCTTCTTGTGCAATATCTCCCATTTGCTCCTAGGCACCAATTACAATCTTTCCTGGCAGCAGCGGATAGTGTTCATGGGCTGGGAAAGCTTGGTCAACCAACTTGTGAGGGCCCATTGCTACGACTTTCATTGGCACTTATTGCTGGCGCTTGTCTGTACAGCTCTCCTGAAGATATTTCATTGATCCCTCAAAATGTTTGGAGAGATATTGAGACTTTAGGATTGTCGAAATCTG AAAAAACCAGGATTGGAGATCTTGAGAAAAGAGCTTGCCAAATTCTGTGCAGATTAAAAAATGACGAGGTCGAAGCTAAAGAG GCTCTAAAAGAAGTACTCTCTACAAGCTCTTCAAAGCAATTGAACCCAGATTTTCTGAGTACCCGGGAAGCAATTCTTCAG GTCATGGCTAATTTAACATCTGTGAAGTCGTACTTTGATTTCTTCTCCAACAAAGTAGACCAAGAAGAGATG GAAATGGAGGAGGCTGAAATAGAATTggattttcttaaaaaagaaCAGGCTCTGCAAAAATCATCTAGTaattcaaaagaagaatgtcAGATTCCTTCATTAACAT CTACTGTGAAAATTGATTCACGCCTTCAACAAATCAAGGAGTCCATTTGCTCCCT AGAAAAGTCGAAACTGCGAGAAGACGTAGCAGTGCGCAGGCAGAAGAAACTTCTTATGAGACACACCCGCCAGAAATATTTGGAAGAGGCAGCTGTACAAGAAGCAGAGCTTTTACAAGAACTTGATAG GGAGAGAGCAGCTGAAGCTGAGAAGGAAATTGAGAGACAGCGATTGCTAGAACTCGAGCGTGCAAAAACCAGGGAATTGCGACACAATCTTGATATGGAGAAGGAGAGACAAACACAG AGAGAACTTCAGCGGGAATTGGAGCAGGTTGAATCAGGAGTAAGGTCATCTAGGCGCGAGTTTTCTTCCTATGCTCAGAGTGG CCGCCCCAGGGAAAGGTATCGTGAAAGGGACAATGGACGAGCAGGAAATGAAGGGAGCACAAGAACAAGTACAAGTGGCAGTTTGCAGCTTGATTCTAGTTCTATGGTGTCAATGCCAACAGTTGTACTATCTGGGTCCAGACAATTTTCTGGCCAGCTTCCTACCATTTTGCAATCTCGTGATCGTTTAGATGAATGTGGAAGTAGTTATGAAGAGAATATAGATGGAAGCAAGGACTCCGGTGACACGGGTAGTGTAGGAGATCCAGACTTGGATGGACAGGTTGGTGGATTTGGATCTCAGAGGCATGGATCTCGAGGGAGCAAGTCTAGGCAGGTAGTAGAACGTAGGGAGCAGCGAGATGGAAGACGTGAGGGGAAGTGGGAAAGGAAGCATTGA